ACCTCGGCGATCGCGAAGCGCGCGTCCTCGGCGGCGACGCGGATGTCGGTCGCCTGCAGCATCTCCATGCCGCCGGCGACGCAGTAGCCCTTCACCGCGGCGACGATCGGCTTCACCACCTCGTAGTTCCGCAAGAGGCCTTTGTAGATGACGGCGTAGTCCTCGATGATGCGCCGGTCGAAGTCGGTCTCCGCCGGCCGGAGGCCCTGCATCATGCGGACGAGCCGGTCCAGGTCGGCGCCCGCGCAGAACGCCTGCTCGCCCGTGCCGGTGAAGATCACGGCGCGGACCGACGCGTCGTCGTTGATGTCCTGCCAGGCGTCGGCCAGGCGGCAGAGCATCTCGGCGTTGATCGCGTTGCGCACCTCGGGCCGGTTCATGGTGACGGTCGCGATGCCGTCCGCCTTCGCGTAGAGGACCGCCGGCTCAG
This genomic stretch from Deltaproteobacteria bacterium harbors:
- a CDS encoding enoyl-CoA hydratase/isomerase family protein, which gives rise to EPAVLYAKADGIATVTMNRPEVRNAINAEMLCRLADAWQDINDDASVRAVIFTGTGEQAFCAGADLDRLVRMMQGLRPAETDFDRRIIEDYAVIYKGLLRNYEVVKPIVAAVKGYCVAGGMEMLQATDIRVAAEDARFAIAEV